The following are from one region of the Aspergillus chevalieri M1 DNA, chromosome 1, nearly complete sequence genome:
- a CDS encoding adaptin-binding domain-containing protein (COG:S;~EggNog:ENOG410PQ1Y;~InterPro:IPR034627;~PFAM:PF10199;~go_process: GO:0016192 - vesicle-mediated transport [Evidence IEA]) encodes MTPSTPSSPESTATTPPKPTPGPSNLQSKSKLIPSPRRLLILSPTSHSLTTIPPLLHTLTGVAVKDPPSVTAATAIASQDEPASVKTTFAGYTTHTPLTIENKYYKAEVPIWVDEIPTNSTTDAKRVTGSEAETTDTGVKGTDTGAAQWKAEFSGAEARVVRDAIGGVVICLKNPRPGHDGSEDVAEREDVKSLKDFLRCIGDVKRLVESERSGDGDDDGEGGGIGFGEVLGLIVLVEDGDKDKKTKNGSEDEGVLGETEKPFSISWWEDQLDDIGLMDFDIASWDPSAPDTDVRDKYGEYQGMRRIRQIIETHDWASDDQSTDVDADLGFDDHLEEQLLGLDKSSSGFNLEVNELEREMFGLRMAIERGGDDGEDEFGDFGDDDGDLKVESMEALMLRMQAIKDMSADLPESERKKFAAKAVRDIMKEM; translated from the exons ATGACACCATCAACCCCCTCCTCACCAGAATCAACAGCAACGACGCCACCAAAACCCACACCAGGACCATCGAACTTgcaatccaaatccaaattaATCCCCTCCCCCCGccgcctcctcatcctcagccCGACCTCGCACTCCCTCACCACCATCCCTCCCCTCTTACACACCCTGACTGGCGTCGCCGTCAAGGATCCTCCATCCGTGACTGCTGCGACTGCTATCGCGTCCCAGGACGAGCCCGCGTCCGTGAAGACCACGTTCGCGGGGTATACGACACATACGCCGCTCACGATCGAGAACAAGTATTACAAAGCAGAGGTGCCGATATGGGTTGATGAGATTCCGACAAATTCTACTACGGATGCGAAGAGAGTGACAGGCTCAGAGGCGGAGACAACAGACACGGGTGTGAAAGGGACAGACACAGGCGCAGCGCAATGGAAAGCCGAGTTCTCGGGTGCTGAGGCGCGGGTCGTGCGTGATGCGATTGGGGGTGTTGTTATCTGCTTAAAGAACCCGCGCCCTGGACACGATGGCAGTGAAGACGTTGCAGAACGAGAGGACGTCAAGTCACTCAAGGACTTCCTAAGGTGTATCGGTGATGTCAAGCGGTTAGTCGAGAGTGAGAGAAGTGGTGATGGCGACGACGATGGTGAAGGTGGGGGGATTGGGTTTGGAGAGGTGCTGGGTTTGATTGTCCTCGTTGAGGATGGCGATAAGGAtaagaagaccaagaacgGTTCCGAGGATGAGGGTGTGCTTGGAGAGACGGAGAAACCATTCTCTATTTCATGGTGGGAGGACCAGCTTGATGATATCGGGTTGATGGATTTTGATATTGCGAGTTGGGATCCTAGTGCGCCGGATACGGATGTTAGGGATAAATATGGTG AATACCAAGGAATGCGCCGGATCCGCCAGATCATCGAAACGCACGATTGGGCCTCTGATGATCAGTCTACAGATGTAGACGCTGATCTGGGGTTCGATGATCATCTCGAAGAACAACTCCTGGGTCTTGATAAGAGTAGCAGCGGGTTCAATCTTGAGGTCAATGAACTTGAGCGGGAGATGTTTGGCCTGCGTATGGCCATTGAAaggggtggtgatgatggggAGGATGAGTTCGGGGATTTtggggatgatgatggcgaCCTTAAGGTTGAATCGATGGAGGCATTGATGTTACGGATGCAGGCTATTAAAG ATATGAGCGCCGATTTACCGGAAAGCGAACGGAAGAAGTTTGCGGCTAAGGCAGTTCGAGATATCATGAAAGAGATGTAA
- a CDS encoding protein tyrosine phosphatase-like domain-containing protein (COG:I;~EggNog:ENOG410PPRW;~InterPro:IPR007482;~PFAM:PF04387;~TransMembrane:4 (i7-27o47-67i74-92o183-203i)), with amino-acid sequence MSLTRFYLFTYNALNFILWATSTIYAALLVTQQTSLPAIFNKVYNPYLISAQSLAILEILHSLLGLVRAPVMTTLMQVASRLLLVWGIMYPFGDHGAVGKGIVGGFGEGQLGDYAFLGCLGAWGVTECIRYGFFALQVSGVGVPGWWTWLRYNTFYVLYPLGISSECTMVVKALQPAAELHPAFWWFLVVVLGIYVPGSYILYTHMIAQRRKALKKQKN; translated from the exons ATGTCCCTAACACGCTTCTACCTCTTCACCTACAACGCCCTCAACTTCATCCTCTGGGCCACAAGCACCATCTACGCAGCCCTCCTCGTCACCCAACAAACCTCCCTCCCAGCCATCTTCAATAAAGTCTACAACCCCTACCTGATCTCCGCGCAGTCTCTTGCTATCCTCGAAATTTTGCACTCGCTTCTCGGCCTCGTGCGCGCGCCTGTCATGACTACCCTGATGCAAGTCGCGAGTCGGTTGTTGCTTGTTTGGGGGATTATGTACCCGTTCGGTGACCATGGTGCTGTTGGTAAGGGGATTGTGGGTGGTTTTGGGGAGGGGCAGTTGGGTGATTATGCGTTTTTGGGGTGTTTGGGGGCTTGGGGGGTTACGGAGTGTATTCGGTATGGGTTCTTTGCGTTGCAGGTTAGTGGGGTTGGGGTGCCGGGTTGGTGGACTTGGTTGag ATACAACACATTCTACGTCCTGTATCCCCTCGGTATTAGCAGTGAGTGCACGATGGTTGTTAAGGCGCTTCAGCCGGCGGCTGAGTTGCATCCGGCTTTCTGGTGgtttttggttgttgttcttgGTATCTATGTTCCTG GCTCGTACATCCTCTACACACACATGATTGCTCAGCGTCGCAAGGCCCttaagaagcagaagaactaG